In one window of Oryza sativa Japonica Group chromosome 9, ASM3414082v1 DNA:
- the LOC4346889 gene encoding protein SCO1 homolog 2, mitochondrial isoform X1 has product MLTPRVLKLSLLRRLGAASAARAAERPPPCRPRVFPARSNHSRGYSSEGGSKYNRPMRQFAEENEANPQPLIYYVVPSALLVFAGLVTFVHYNDEKRAVTQEAQQTSVPKRCTTNRPAIGGPFKLYDTENKEVTESKLRGNWTLMYFGYTSCPDIGPAEVQKMADVVKLLESKYGTKITPLFITIDPQRDSPAQLKAYLSVRQIAQEYRVFFKKVDDIGQDYLVESSHNMYLLDPCLETARCFGAEYEASDLAEAITLEIQKASKSSTN; this is encoded by the exons ATGCTGACCCCGCGCGTCCTCAAGCTCTcgctgctccgccgcctcggcgccgcctccgccgcccgcgcggccGAGCGGCCTCCGCCGTGCCGTCCCAG AGTGTTTCCTGCGAGGAGTAATCATTCTCGAGGTTATTCCAGTGAAGGAGGCTCCAAGTATAATAGGCCAATGAGACAATTTGCTGAAGAGAATGAGGCGAATCCTCAGCCGCTGATATATTATGTTGTT CCATCTGCTCTACTAGTTTTTGCTGGACTAGTCACTTTTGTTCACTATAATGATGAGAAGCGTGCAGTTACCCAAG AAGCACAGCAGACCAGTGTTCCCAAAAGGTGTACTACCAATAGACCTGCAATTGGAGGGCCATTTAAGCTATATGATACAGAAAACAAAGAGGTGACTGAATCAAAGCTTCGAGGAAATTGGACACTGATGTACTTTGGCTATACATCATGCCCAGATATTGGCCCAGCAGAAGTTCAGAAGATGGCTGATGTTGTCAAGTTGTTAG AGTCAAAATATGGCACCAAGATTACACCACTCTTTATCACAATTGATCCTCAACGTGATTCACCTGCTCAGCTTAAGGCATATCTTAGTG TAAGACAGATTGCACAGGAATACCGTGTTTTCTTCAAAAAGGTTGATGACATTGGTCAGGACTATCTTGTAGAAAGCTCTCATAACAT GTACTTGCTAGATCCATGCTTGGAGACAGCACGATGCTTTGGAGCAGAGTATGAGGCATCTGATCTTGCTGAGGCGATAACTTTGGAGATCCAGAAAGCTTCTAAATCATCAACAAACTAG
- the LOC4346889 gene encoding protein SCO1 homolog 2, mitochondrial: MLTPRVLKLSLLRRLGAASAARAAERPPPCRPRVFPARSNHSRGYSSEGGSKYNRPMRQFAEENEANPQPLIYYVVPSALLVFAGLVTFVHYNDEKRAVTQEAQQTSVPKRCTTNRPAIGGPFKLYDTENKEVTESKLRGNWTLMYFGYTSCPDIGPAEVQKMADVVKLLESKYGTKITPLFITIDPQRDSPAQLKAYLSEFDPRIIGLTGSINAVRQIAQEYRVFFKKVDDIGQDYLVESSHNMYLLDPCLETARCFGAEYEASDLAEAITLEIQKASKSSTN; encoded by the exons ATGCTGACCCCGCGCGTCCTCAAGCTCTcgctgctccgccgcctcggcgccgcctccgccgcccgcgcggccGAGCGGCCTCCGCCGTGCCGTCCCAG AGTGTTTCCTGCGAGGAGTAATCATTCTCGAGGTTATTCCAGTGAAGGAGGCTCCAAGTATAATAGGCCAATGAGACAATTTGCTGAAGAGAATGAGGCGAATCCTCAGCCGCTGATATATTATGTTGTT CCATCTGCTCTACTAGTTTTTGCTGGACTAGTCACTTTTGTTCACTATAATGATGAGAAGCGTGCAGTTACCCAAG AAGCACAGCAGACCAGTGTTCCCAAAAGGTGTACTACCAATAGACCTGCAATTGGAGGGCCATTTAAGCTATATGATACAGAAAACAAAGAGGTGACTGAATCAAAGCTTCGAGGAAATTGGACACTGATGTACTTTGGCTATACATCATGCCCAGATATTGGCCCAGCAGAAGTTCAGAAGATGGCTGATGTTGTCAAGTTGTTAG AGTCAAAATATGGCACCAAGATTACACCACTCTTTATCACAATTGATCCTCAACGTGATTCACCTGCTCAGCTTAAGGCATATCTTAGTG AGTTTGACCCAAGAATAATAGGACTAACGGGATCCATCAATGCAGTAAGACAGATTGCACAGGAATACCGTGTTTTCTTCAAAAAGGTTGATGACATTGGTCAGGACTATCTTGTAGAAAGCTCTCATAACAT GTACTTGCTAGATCCATGCTTGGAGACAGCACGATGCTTTGGAGCAGAGTATGAGGCATCTGATCTTGCTGAGGCGATAACTTTGGAGATCCAGAAAGCTTCTAAATCATCAACAAACTAG
- the LOC4346890 gene encoding succinate dehydrogenase [ubiquinone] iron-sulfur subunit 2, mitochondrial, whose amino-acid sequence MILRRTLPRLASAKDGSGGGFADGHFPSLRGHPAARANARDAAEKQAALAAKEEEIRDHRRGDAAAAGAAPSTVKEFRVYRWSPDAPSRRPHLQSYHVDLATCGPMVLDVLQKIKAEHDATLAFRRSCREGICGSCSMCIDGVNTVACLRPVDTDTSSATTVTPLPHMYVVRDLVVDLTSFYQQYKSVEPWLKRKTKTKTETTEHAQSPEERKRLDGLYECILCACCSAACPSYWWNAEAFLGPAALLHAYRWVSDSRDEYAAERVQALAEGWDKLYRCRMIKSCTATCPKSLDPAAAISAMKTLHQLGKP is encoded by the coding sequence ATGATTCTGCGGAGGACGCTGCCGAGGCTGGCCTCGGCGaaggacggcagcggcggcggcttcgccgACGGCCACTTCCCCTCCCTCCGCGGccaccccgccgcgcgcgccaacGCGCGGGACGCCGCCGAGAAGCAGGCGGCGCTGGctgcgaaggaggaggagatcagggaccaccggcgcggcgacgccgcggcggcgggggcggcgccgtcgacggtGAAGGAGTTCCGGGTGTACCGGTGGAGCCCGGACGCCCCCTCGCGGCGGCCGCACCTGCAGTCGTACCACGTCGACCTCGCCACATGCGGTCCCATGGTGCTGGACGTCCTGCAGAAGATCAAGGCGGAGCACGACGCGACGctggcgttccggcggtcgtgCCGGGAGGGCATCTGCGGGTCGTGCTCCATGTGCATCGACGGGGTGAACACCGTGGCGTGCCTCAGGCCCGTGGACACCGACACCTCGTCGGCCACGACGGTGACGCCGCTGCCCCACATGTACGTCGTGAGGGACCTCGTCGTCGACCTGACCAGCTTCTACCAGCAGTACAAGTCGGTGGAGCCGTGGCtgaagaggaagacgaagacgaagacggAGACGACGGAGCACGCGCAGTCgccggaggagaggaagaggctgGACGGGCTGTACGAGTGCATTCTGTGCGCGTGCTGCAGCGCGGCGTGCCCGTCCTACTGGTGGAACGCGGAGGCGTTCCTGGggccggcggcgctgctgcaCGCGTACCGGTGGGTGTCGGACAGCCGCGACGAGTACGCGGCGGAGCGGGTGCAGGCGCTGGCGGAGGGGTGGGACAAGCTCTACCGCTGCCGGATGATCAAGAGCTGCACGGCCACCTGCCCCAAGAGcctcgaccccgccgccgccatctccgccatgAAGACCCTGCACCAGCTCGGCAAGCCATGA
- the LOC9271090 gene encoding putative GPI-anchored protein pfl2 — translation MDSGNSGGSLQSSSGGDDEFDSRGGGGGGGVDSSPLSALLRPSSSSGFSLHGGSMYGFQELGSVGTSLQHQQGVQLQPWSAAQFAAGAPSSSSPRVAADAGVAGAHQQQQQQQQGDPSSEGAGAGAAVAAAPARGSRKRTRASRRAPTTVLTTDTSNFRAMVQEFTGIPSPPFVAGVGAPAASLRTRFDHLFPSPASALRSAAAGDPASSLPPYLLRPFAQKLPTAASPFPPYTSSSSSTPLSTSTPSSSNLAAANANATTTSTAAATTATSVNPTAAAGAGDTFQLTPAALLRMQHDATSSSGSYLSFPSVLAAASQPMFGGFAQGGGGGARLHDASPSPSFSEFLGGGISLTDGGGLMSSDALHHHLPTRNDAHHHGGDELSGVVASGSCKLNYTSHAGAPSSSQAAAADKPPDGSTAAARPARGEGLDPWICTSE, via the coding sequence ATGGATTCTGGTAATAGTGGAGGGAGTCTCCAGTcgtcgagcggcggcgacgacgagttcGATTcgcggggaggcggtggtggtggtggggtggaCTCCTCGCCGCTGTCGGCGCTGCTCcgcccctcctcgtcgtcggggtTCTCGCTCCACGGCGGATCGATGTACGGGTTCCAGGAGCTCGGCTCGGTGGGGACGTCGTTGCAGCATCAGCAGGGGGTGCAGCTGCAGCCCTGGTCGGCGGCGCAGTTCGCGGCGGGggcgccgtcctcgtcgtcgccgcgtgtcgccgccgacgcgggcgtggcgggggcgcaccagcagcagcagcagcagcagcagggtgaTCCGTCGTCagagggggcgggggcgggggcggcggtggccgcggcgccggcgagggggtcGAGGAAGCGGACGCGGGCGTCGCGGCGGGCGCCCACGACGGTGCTGACCACCGACACCTCCAACTTCCGCGCCATGGTGCAGGAGTTCACCGGGATCCCTTCGCCGCCGTTCGTCGCGGGCGTCGGGgcacccgccgcctcgctccgcacGCGCTTCGACCACCTCTTcccctcgccggcgtccgccctccgctccgccgccgccggcgatccgGCCTCCTCGCTGCCGCCGTACCTCCTCCGCCCCTTCGCGCAGAAGCTCCCCACGGCGGCGTCCCCTTTCCCGCCCTAcacgtcctcgtcctcgtcgacgcCGTTGTCCACGTCAACGCCGTCCTCCtccaacctcgccgccgccaatgcCAATGCCACCACGACGAGCACGGCcgcagccaccaccgccacgtcCGTCAACCCGACCGCGGCCGCCGGAGCCGGCGACACCTTCCAGCTGACGCCCGCCGCGCTCCTCCGGATGCAGCACGATGCgaccagcagcagcggcagctaCCTCTCCTTCCCcagcgtcctcgccgccgcgtcgcagCCCATGTTCGGCGGCTTcgcgcagggcggcggcggcggcgcgcggctgcaCGACgcctcgccgtccccgtcgtTCTCGGAGttcctcggcggcggcatcagcctcaccgacggcggcggcttgatGTCCTCCGACGccctgcaccaccacctccccacaAGAAACGACGcccaccaccacggcggcgacgagctgtCCGGCGTCGTCGCGTCCGGCAGCTGCAAGCTCAACTACACCTCCCACGCCGGCGCACCATCGTCAtcacaagccgccgccgccgacaagccgccggatggctccaccgccgccgcgcggcccgcCCGAGGCGAGGGCCTCGACCCATGGATCTGTACATCCGAGTAG